Proteins found in one Hippopotamus amphibius kiboko isolate mHipAmp2 chromosome 12, mHipAmp2.hap2, whole genome shotgun sequence genomic segment:
- the EIF4B gene encoding eukaryotic translation initiation factor 4B isoform X3, which yields MAASAKKKNKKGKTISLTDFLAEDGGTGGGSTYVPKPVSWADETDDLEGDVSTTWHSNDDDVYRAPPIDRSILPTAPRAAREPNIDRSRLPRSPPYTAFLGNLPYDVTEDSIKEFFRGLNISAVRLPREPSNPERLKGFGYAEFEDLDSLLSALSLNEESLGNRRIRVDIADQAQDKDRDDRSFGRDRNRDSDKTDTDWRARPATDSFDDYPPRRGDDSFGDKYRDRYDSDRYRDGYRDSYRDGPRRDMDRYGGRDRYDDRGSRDYDRGYDSRLGSGRRAFGSGYRRDDDYRGGGDRYEDRYDRRDDRPWSSRDDYPRDDYRRDDRGPPQRPKLNLKPRSTPKEDDSSATTSQSSRAASIFGGAKPVDTAAREREVEERLQKEQEKLQRQLDEPKLERRPRERHPSWRSEETQERERSRTGSESSQTGTSATSGRNARRRESEKSLENETPNKEEDCQSPTSKPPKPEQPLKVMPAPPPKENAWVKRSSNPPARSQSSDTEQQSPTSGGGKVVPAQPSEEGPARKADENKVDGVSAPKGQNGNSSRGPGDGGNKDHWKESDRKDGKKDQDSRSAPEPKKAEENPASFSSASKYAALAVDGEEENEGDDTE from the exons aTGGCGGCCTCAG caaaaaagaagaataagaaggGGAAGACTATCTCCCTAACAGACTTTCTGGCTGAGGATGGAGGGACTGGTGGAGGAAGCACCTATGTCCCCAAACCAGTCAGCTGGGCTGATGAAACAGACGACCTAGAAGGAGatg TTTCAACCACTTGGCATAGTAATGATGATGACGTGTATAGGGCACCTCCAATTGACCGTTCCATCCTGCCCACCGCTCCACGGGCTGCTCGGGAACCCAATATCGACAGGAGCCGTCTTCCCAGATCACCACCCTACACCGCTTTTCTAGGGAACCTACCCTATGATGTGACAGAAGACTCCATTAAGGAATTCTTTAGAGGATTAAAT ATCAGTGCAGTACGTTTACCGCGTGAACCCAGCAATCCTGAGAGGTTGAAAGGTTTTGGTTACGCTGAATTTGAGGACCTGGATTCCTTGCTCAGTGCCCTGAGCCTCAACGAAGAG TCTCTAGGTAACAGGAGAATTCGAGTGGACATTGCTGATCAAGCACAGGATAAAG ACAGGGATGATCGTTCTTTTGGCCGAGATAGAAATCGGGATTCTGACAAAACAGATACAGACTGGAGGGCCCGTCCTGCTACAGACAGCTTTGATGACTACCCACCTAGAAGAGGTGATGATAGCTTTGGAGAca AGTATCGAGATCGTTATGATTCAGACCGATATCGTGATGGGTATCGGGACAGTTATCGTGATGGCCCACGCCGGGACATGGATCGATATGGGGGCCGAGATCGCTATGATGACCGAGGCAGCAGAGACTATGATAGAG GCTACGATTCCAGGTTAGGCAGTGGCAGAAGAGCGTTTGGTAGTGGATACCGTAGGGATGATGACTACCGAGGAGGCGGGGACCGCTACGAAGACAGATATGACAGGCGAGATGACCGGCCGTGGAGCTCCAGAGATGATTACCCTAGGGATGATTATAGGCGTGATGACAGAG GTCCCCCCCAAAGACCCAAACTGAACCTGAAGCCTCGGAGTACTCCTAAGGAAGATGATTCCTCTGCTACCACCTCCCAATCCAGTCGAGCAGCCTCTATCTTTGGAGGGGCAAAACCTGTTGACACAGCTGCTAGAGAACGAGAAGTAGAAGAGCGACTACAGAAGGAACAGGAGAAACTGCAGCGTCAGCTGGATGAGCCAAAACTAGAACGACGGCCTCGGGAGAG ACACCCAAGCTGGCGAAGTGAAGAAACTCAGGAACGGGAACGGTCAAGGACAGGAAGTGAATCATCACAGACCGGGACCTCAGCCACATCTGGCAGAA ATGCACgaaggagagagagtgagaagtcTCTAGAAAATGAAACACCCAATAAAGAGGAAGACTGTCAGTCTCCAACTTCTAAGCCTCCCAAACCTGAACAGCCTCTAAAGGTAATGCCAGCCCCTCCACCAAAGGAGAATGCTTGGGTGAAGCGAAGTTCTAACCCTCCTGCTCGATCTCAGAGCTCAGACACAGAGCAGCAGTCCCCTACAAG TGGTGGAGGGAAAGTAGTTCCAGCTCAACCATCTGAGGAAGGACCAGCAAGGAAAG CAGATGAAAATAAAGTAGATGGGGTGAGTGCCCCAAAAGGCCAAAATGGAAACTCCAGCCGTGGTCCAGGAGATGGAGGGAACAAAGACCACTGGAAGGAGTCAGATAG GAAAGATGGCAAAAAGGATCAAGACTCCAGATCTGCACCTGAGCCAAAGAAAGCTGAAGAAAACCCAGCCTCT TTCAGTTCTGCGAGCAAGTACGCGGCGCTCGCTGTTGATggtgaagaggaaaatgagggCGATGACACCGAATAG
- the EIF4B gene encoding eukaryotic translation initiation factor 4B isoform X2, translating into MAASAKKKNKKGKTISLTDFLAEDGGTGGGSTYVPKPVSWADETDDLEGDVSTTWHSNDDDVYRAPPIDRSILPTAPRAAREPNIDRSRLPRSPPYTAFLGNLPYDVTEDSIKEFFRGLNISAVRLPREPSNPERLKGFGYAEFEDLDSLLSALSLNEESLGNRRIRVDIADQAQDKDRDDRSFGRDRNRDSDKTDTDWRARPATDSFDDYPPRRGDDSFGDKYRDRYDSDRYRDGYRDSYRDGPRRDMDRYGGRDRYDDRGSRDYDRGYDSRLGSGRRAFGSGYRRDDDYRGGGDRYEDRYDRRDDRPWSSRDDYPRDDYRRDDRGPPQRPKLNLKPRSTPKEDDSSATTSQSSRAASIFGGAKPVDTAAREREVEERLQKEQEKLQRQLDEPKLERRPRERHPSWRSEETQERERSRTGSESSQTGTSATSGRNARRRESEKSLENETPNKEEDCQSPTSKPPKPEQPLKVMPAPPPKENAWVKRSSNPPARSQSSDTEQQSPTSGGGKVVPAQPSEEGPARKDENKVDGVSAPKGQNGNSSRGPGDGGNKDHWKESDRKDGKKDQDSRSAPEPKKAEENPASKFSSASKYAALAVDGEEENEGDDTE; encoded by the exons aTGGCGGCCTCAG caaaaaagaagaataagaaggGGAAGACTATCTCCCTAACAGACTTTCTGGCTGAGGATGGAGGGACTGGTGGAGGAAGCACCTATGTCCCCAAACCAGTCAGCTGGGCTGATGAAACAGACGACCTAGAAGGAGatg TTTCAACCACTTGGCATAGTAATGATGATGACGTGTATAGGGCACCTCCAATTGACCGTTCCATCCTGCCCACCGCTCCACGGGCTGCTCGGGAACCCAATATCGACAGGAGCCGTCTTCCCAGATCACCACCCTACACCGCTTTTCTAGGGAACCTACCCTATGATGTGACAGAAGACTCCATTAAGGAATTCTTTAGAGGATTAAAT ATCAGTGCAGTACGTTTACCGCGTGAACCCAGCAATCCTGAGAGGTTGAAAGGTTTTGGTTACGCTGAATTTGAGGACCTGGATTCCTTGCTCAGTGCCCTGAGCCTCAACGAAGAG TCTCTAGGTAACAGGAGAATTCGAGTGGACATTGCTGATCAAGCACAGGATAAAG ACAGGGATGATCGTTCTTTTGGCCGAGATAGAAATCGGGATTCTGACAAAACAGATACAGACTGGAGGGCCCGTCCTGCTACAGACAGCTTTGATGACTACCCACCTAGAAGAGGTGATGATAGCTTTGGAGAca AGTATCGAGATCGTTATGATTCAGACCGATATCGTGATGGGTATCGGGACAGTTATCGTGATGGCCCACGCCGGGACATGGATCGATATGGGGGCCGAGATCGCTATGATGACCGAGGCAGCAGAGACTATGATAGAG GCTACGATTCCAGGTTAGGCAGTGGCAGAAGAGCGTTTGGTAGTGGATACCGTAGGGATGATGACTACCGAGGAGGCGGGGACCGCTACGAAGACAGATATGACAGGCGAGATGACCGGCCGTGGAGCTCCAGAGATGATTACCCTAGGGATGATTATAGGCGTGATGACAGAG GTCCCCCCCAAAGACCCAAACTGAACCTGAAGCCTCGGAGTACTCCTAAGGAAGATGATTCCTCTGCTACCACCTCCCAATCCAGTCGAGCAGCCTCTATCTTTGGAGGGGCAAAACCTGTTGACACAGCTGCTAGAGAACGAGAAGTAGAAGAGCGACTACAGAAGGAACAGGAGAAACTGCAGCGTCAGCTGGATGAGCCAAAACTAGAACGACGGCCTCGGGAGAG ACACCCAAGCTGGCGAAGTGAAGAAACTCAGGAACGGGAACGGTCAAGGACAGGAAGTGAATCATCACAGACCGGGACCTCAGCCACATCTGGCAGAA ATGCACgaaggagagagagtgagaagtcTCTAGAAAATGAAACACCCAATAAAGAGGAAGACTGTCAGTCTCCAACTTCTAAGCCTCCCAAACCTGAACAGCCTCTAAAGGTAATGCCAGCCCCTCCACCAAAGGAGAATGCTTGGGTGAAGCGAAGTTCTAACCCTCCTGCTCGATCTCAGAGCTCAGACACAGAGCAGCAGTCCCCTACAAG TGGTGGAGGGAAAGTAGTTCCAGCTCAACCATCTGAGGAAGGACCAGCAAGGAAAG ATGAAAATAAAGTAGATGGGGTGAGTGCCCCAAAAGGCCAAAATGGAAACTCCAGCCGTGGTCCAGGAGATGGAGGGAACAAAGACCACTGGAAGGAGTCAGATAG GAAAGATGGCAAAAAGGATCAAGACTCCAGATCTGCACCTGAGCCAAAGAAAGCTGAAGAAAACCCAGCCTCT AAGTTCAGTTCTGCGAGCAAGTACGCGGCGCTCGCTGTTGATggtgaagaggaaaatgagggCGATGACACCGAATAG
- the EIF4B gene encoding eukaryotic translation initiation factor 4B isoform X1 — translation MAASAKKKNKKGKTISLTDFLAEDGGTGGGSTYVPKPVSWADETDDLEGDVSTTWHSNDDDVYRAPPIDRSILPTAPRAAREPNIDRSRLPRSPPYTAFLGNLPYDVTEDSIKEFFRGLNISAVRLPREPSNPERLKGFGYAEFEDLDSLLSALSLNEESLGNRRIRVDIADQAQDKDRDDRSFGRDRNRDSDKTDTDWRARPATDSFDDYPPRRGDDSFGDKYRDRYDSDRYRDGYRDSYRDGPRRDMDRYGGRDRYDDRGSRDYDRGYDSRLGSGRRAFGSGYRRDDDYRGGGDRYEDRYDRRDDRPWSSRDDYPRDDYRRDDRGPPQRPKLNLKPRSTPKEDDSSATTSQSSRAASIFGGAKPVDTAAREREVEERLQKEQEKLQRQLDEPKLERRPRERHPSWRSEETQERERSRTGSESSQTGTSATSGRNARRRESEKSLENETPNKEEDCQSPTSKPPKPEQPLKVMPAPPPKENAWVKRSSNPPARSQSSDTEQQSPTSGGGKVVPAQPSEEGPARKADENKVDGVSAPKGQNGNSSRGPGDGGNKDHWKESDRKDGKKDQDSRSAPEPKKAEENPASKFSSASKYAALAVDGEEENEGDDTE, via the exons aTGGCGGCCTCAG caaaaaagaagaataagaaggGGAAGACTATCTCCCTAACAGACTTTCTGGCTGAGGATGGAGGGACTGGTGGAGGAAGCACCTATGTCCCCAAACCAGTCAGCTGGGCTGATGAAACAGACGACCTAGAAGGAGatg TTTCAACCACTTGGCATAGTAATGATGATGACGTGTATAGGGCACCTCCAATTGACCGTTCCATCCTGCCCACCGCTCCACGGGCTGCTCGGGAACCCAATATCGACAGGAGCCGTCTTCCCAGATCACCACCCTACACCGCTTTTCTAGGGAACCTACCCTATGATGTGACAGAAGACTCCATTAAGGAATTCTTTAGAGGATTAAAT ATCAGTGCAGTACGTTTACCGCGTGAACCCAGCAATCCTGAGAGGTTGAAAGGTTTTGGTTACGCTGAATTTGAGGACCTGGATTCCTTGCTCAGTGCCCTGAGCCTCAACGAAGAG TCTCTAGGTAACAGGAGAATTCGAGTGGACATTGCTGATCAAGCACAGGATAAAG ACAGGGATGATCGTTCTTTTGGCCGAGATAGAAATCGGGATTCTGACAAAACAGATACAGACTGGAGGGCCCGTCCTGCTACAGACAGCTTTGATGACTACCCACCTAGAAGAGGTGATGATAGCTTTGGAGAca AGTATCGAGATCGTTATGATTCAGACCGATATCGTGATGGGTATCGGGACAGTTATCGTGATGGCCCACGCCGGGACATGGATCGATATGGGGGCCGAGATCGCTATGATGACCGAGGCAGCAGAGACTATGATAGAG GCTACGATTCCAGGTTAGGCAGTGGCAGAAGAGCGTTTGGTAGTGGATACCGTAGGGATGATGACTACCGAGGAGGCGGGGACCGCTACGAAGACAGATATGACAGGCGAGATGACCGGCCGTGGAGCTCCAGAGATGATTACCCTAGGGATGATTATAGGCGTGATGACAGAG GTCCCCCCCAAAGACCCAAACTGAACCTGAAGCCTCGGAGTACTCCTAAGGAAGATGATTCCTCTGCTACCACCTCCCAATCCAGTCGAGCAGCCTCTATCTTTGGAGGGGCAAAACCTGTTGACACAGCTGCTAGAGAACGAGAAGTAGAAGAGCGACTACAGAAGGAACAGGAGAAACTGCAGCGTCAGCTGGATGAGCCAAAACTAGAACGACGGCCTCGGGAGAG ACACCCAAGCTGGCGAAGTGAAGAAACTCAGGAACGGGAACGGTCAAGGACAGGAAGTGAATCATCACAGACCGGGACCTCAGCCACATCTGGCAGAA ATGCACgaaggagagagagtgagaagtcTCTAGAAAATGAAACACCCAATAAAGAGGAAGACTGTCAGTCTCCAACTTCTAAGCCTCCCAAACCTGAACAGCCTCTAAAGGTAATGCCAGCCCCTCCACCAAAGGAGAATGCTTGGGTGAAGCGAAGTTCTAACCCTCCTGCTCGATCTCAGAGCTCAGACACAGAGCAGCAGTCCCCTACAAG TGGTGGAGGGAAAGTAGTTCCAGCTCAACCATCTGAGGAAGGACCAGCAAGGAAAG CAGATGAAAATAAAGTAGATGGGGTGAGTGCCCCAAAAGGCCAAAATGGAAACTCCAGCCGTGGTCCAGGAGATGGAGGGAACAAAGACCACTGGAAGGAGTCAGATAG GAAAGATGGCAAAAAGGATCAAGACTCCAGATCTGCACCTGAGCCAAAGAAAGCTGAAGAAAACCCAGCCTCT AAGTTCAGTTCTGCGAGCAAGTACGCGGCGCTCGCTGTTGATggtgaagaggaaaatgagggCGATGACACCGAATAG